The following coding sequences are from one Biomphalaria glabrata chromosome 8, xgBioGlab47.1, whole genome shotgun sequence window:
- the LOC106063889 gene encoding large neutral amino acids transporter small subunit 1-like — protein MSEAVQLKKQITLFQGVAIIVGIIIGSGIFVSPVGILMHSKSIGLSMIMWAICGVFNTLCALCYAELGASMPQSGGEYIYIQRAFGDYLSFVVLWINFVLICPVGIAALSLIASLYILQPIFPDCPVPHMAERFIAICLVWLLIAINSRNVKWATRVQVVITASKLVALALIIVIGMVYLGKGDRESFEDTFEDSEYSAGAIALSFYSGFWAYSGWSYLNFLTEELVNPNRNLPLAIMISMITVICVYLVTNIAYLAVLSPSQMLQSTAVAVTFAEHTMGVMQWLMPILIAISVCGTMNGTALSMSRLFFIGAKNNHMPMFMSMIQHKFLTPATSLFIILVLVLCFQSSNDIWFLIEMEGFGFATVLTLVFAGQVYLRYKEPNLPRPIKVPIALPAILGLVSFALVLLTFYQKFIESMLALGLVGAGSVLYIIGNRWTNKPASIQSKITFINIFFQKLFLVVPQESEKDLNWD, from the exons ATGTCGGAGGCAGTGCAGCTCAAGAAGCAGATTACACTTTTCCAGGGTGTTGCAATTATTGTGGGAATTATAATTGGCTCTGGCATCTTTGTGTCTCCTGTTGGTATTCTTATGCACTCTAAGTCCATAGGACTCTCCATGATAATGTGGGCCATTTGTGGCGTTTTTAACACACTCTGTGCCCTGTGTTATGCCGAGCTGGGTGCCTCCATGCCCCAGTCTGGAGGAGAGTACATCTACATACAGCGCGCATTTGGGGATTACTTATCGTTTGTAGTTTTGTGGATCAACTTTGTCCTGATCTGTCCAGTGGGCATCGCAGCGCTGAGCTTGATTGCTTCCCTCTATATCCTGCAGCCTATATTTCCAGACTGTCCAGTTCCACACATGGCTGAGAGATTCATTGCTATCTGCTTAGTGT GGCTTCTGATAGCCATCAATAGTCGTAATGTCAAATGGGCAACTCGAGTTCAGGTGGTCATCACAGCTTCCAAATTGGTTGCCCTGGCATTGATTATCGTAATAGGCATGGTCTACCTAGGCAAAg gtgaCAGGGAGAGCTTTGAGGATACATTTGAAGACAGTGAGTATAGTGCTGGTGCTATTGCTCTCTCTTTCTACTCAGGCTTTTGGGCCTACAGTGGTTG GAGTTACCTTAACTTTTTGACAGAAGAGCTGGTTAATCCTAACAG GAATCTGCCTCTGGCTATCATGATCTCCATGATCACTGTCATCTGTGTGTACCTGGTCACAAACATTGCTTACCTGGCTGTCCTCAGCCCGTCGCAAATGTTGCAGTCAACAGCTGTTGCTGTG ACTTTTGCTGAACATACTATGGGTGTGATGCAGTGGTTGATGCCTATACTTATAGCTATATCAGTTTGTGGAACCATGAATGGTACAGCTCTCTCCATGTCAAG GTTGTTTTTTATCGGTGCTAAGAACAACCACATGCCAATGTTCATGTCAATGATACAGCACAAATTTTTAACACCCGCCACGTCCCTCTTTATCATA CTTGTCTTAGTTTTATGTTTCCAGTCATCCAATGACATTTGGTTCCTGATAGAAATGGAAGGGTTCGGCTTTGCAACAGTTCTTACTCTGGTGTTTGCGGgtcaagtgtatctgagatacaAAGAACCCAATTTACCCCGGCCCATCAAG GTACCGATAGCACTTCCGGCTATCCTTGGTTTAGTCAGTTTTGCTTTGGTTTTATTAACTTTCTACCAGAAGTTTATTGAGAGTATGTTGGCTCTGGGATTAGTCGGGGCTGGCTCAGTGCTGTACATCATTGGCAACCGATGGACCAACAAACCTGCCTCTATACAGTCTAAAATTA cattcataaacatttttttccagaAATTATTTTTGGTTGTTCCTCAAGAAAGTGAAAAAGATCTCAATTGGGATTAA